In Sandaracinaceae bacterium, the following proteins share a genomic window:
- a CDS encoding IS66 family transposase, producing the protein MATKADLESLTGERGELVDKLVAALAERNAELAARDAALAAREAKLDAAAVQIAKQAAQYEALREAYMQLQLELKLLKRKIFIASAERADTTQLQLEFETLTQKLDALAGVMGNPSESDGDPSDESGDSNDPEAKKKRRSKSTGRRRVEEMGLRKETVSLTDPHMEKLVEAGLARRLPEPEVSHKLGRKPAEYIHVEILRTTYATSPDENGRTEMFTADMPPELLPRCLAAPSMLAEVITDKFSKGLPLYRQEQELLFESVSIDRGTMCRWLDQLGSRFNETIVAAMERDAMESAFCIATDATGFAVQPGKLDDGPRRPCRKGHYFVRIADRDHILFNFTERQRSEDVVTLFKGYGGHIQADACSVYNALFRPADPDAPDDELPTEVGCWSHARRKFFEAAFAKLAIGREGLVYLHKIFEVERRCRAGKPPPSTVKARRLQHLAPLIDEFVDFAKQHYEREKKRRGPARAALGYVVRQEGPLRAVLADGRLRIDNNWSERELRKVVRIRDAALFAGSTKHAENAGAHLTLIASAKLHHLNPREYIRDLIRVLPCWPEDRYLELAPLFWNQTRARLDPAELAAEVGWITVPDPIPLRRPGEESPAEDRA; encoded by the coding sequence ATGGCGACGAAGGCAGACCTCGAGTCGTTGACCGGAGAGCGCGGCGAGCTCGTGGACAAGCTCGTGGCCGCGCTCGCGGAGCGCAACGCCGAACTCGCCGCACGCGACGCGGCACTTGCTGCGCGCGAGGCCAAGCTCGATGCCGCGGCGGTGCAGATCGCCAAGCAGGCCGCGCAGTATGAGGCGCTGCGCGAGGCGTACATGCAGCTGCAGCTGGAGCTGAAGCTACTCAAGCGCAAGATCTTCATCGCGTCCGCGGAGCGTGCAGACACCACGCAGCTGCAGCTCGAGTTCGAGACGCTGACGCAGAAGCTGGACGCGCTCGCGGGCGTCATGGGCAACCCGTCCGAGAGCGACGGTGACCCGAGCGACGAGAGCGGTGACAGCAACGACCCGGAGGCGAAGAAGAAGCGCCGGTCGAAGTCGACCGGGCGTCGCCGGGTAGAGGAGATGGGGCTGCGCAAGGAGACTGTGTCGCTGACGGATCCTCACATGGAGAAGCTCGTTGAGGCCGGGCTGGCCCGTCGCCTGCCGGAGCCAGAGGTCAGCCACAAGCTTGGGCGCAAGCCTGCCGAGTACATCCACGTTGAGATCCTCCGTACGACCTACGCCACGTCCCCTGACGAGAACGGGCGCACCGAGATGTTCACGGCGGACATGCCGCCCGAGCTGCTGCCGCGCTGCCTCGCGGCGCCGTCGATGCTGGCGGAGGTCATCACCGACAAGTTCAGCAAAGGCCTCCCGCTCTACCGGCAGGAGCAAGAGCTGCTCTTCGAGAGCGTCTCGATCGACCGGGGCACGATGTGCCGCTGGCTCGACCAGCTCGGCTCGCGCTTCAACGAGACCATCGTCGCCGCCATGGAGCGGGACGCGATGGAGAGCGCCTTCTGCATCGCCACGGACGCCACGGGCTTCGCGGTGCAGCCGGGCAAGCTCGACGACGGCCCACGGCGGCCCTGTCGCAAGGGCCACTACTTCGTGCGCATCGCGGACCGCGACCACATCCTGTTCAACTTCACGGAGCGCCAGCGCAGCGAAGACGTCGTCACGCTGTTCAAAGGCTACGGCGGTCACATCCAGGCCGACGCGTGTAGCGTGTACAACGCGCTCTTTCGCCCGGCGGATCCCGACGCGCCCGACGACGAGTTGCCCACCGAGGTGGGGTGTTGGTCGCATGCGCGGAGAAAGTTCTTCGAAGCCGCGTTCGCAAAGCTGGCGATAGGGCGCGAGGGGCTTGTGTACCTGCACAAGATCTTCGAGGTCGAGCGGCGTTGCCGTGCCGGCAAGCCTCCCCCGTCCACAGTCAAGGCGCGGCGCCTGCAGCACCTCGCGCCCTTGATCGACGAGTTCGTCGACTTCGCGAAGCAGCACTACGAGCGCGAGAAGAAGCGCCGCGGCCCCGCCCGCGCTGCGCTGGGGTACGTCGTCCGTCAGGAGGGTCCTCTCCGTGCAGTGCTCGCTGACGGACGGCTGCGCATCGACAACAACTGGAGCGAACGCGAGCTGCGGAAGGTGGTCCGCATCCGCGACGCAGCCCTGTTCGCCGGGAGCACCAAGCACGCCGAGAACGCCGGGGCGCACCTCACGCTCATCGCCTCCGCCAAGCTCCACCACCTGAACCCCCGCGAGTACATCCGTGACCTGATCCGCGTCCTCCCCTGCTGGCCCGAGGACCGCTACCTCGAGCTCGCGCCGCTCTTCTGGAACCAGACGCGCGCCCGACTGGATCCCGCCGAGCTCGCGGCCGAGGTCGGATGGATCACCGTGCCCGACCCGATTCCGCTGCGCCGCCCGGGCGAAGAGTCGCCCGCGGAGGACCGCGCCTGA